In Raphanus sativus cultivar WK10039 chromosome 5, ASM80110v3, whole genome shotgun sequence, the following proteins share a genomic window:
- the LOC108863585 gene encoding rop guanine nucleotide exchange factor 1: MASLSSEEDEECSSERCGSYSPSADVSCQSESSSSFFGEASSPRRFYFPAPVMLPVIGGKDVVWDDKSEKQNSDLSEIEMMKERFAKLLLGEDMSGGGKGVCTALAISNAITNLSATVFGELWRLEPLAPQKKAMWRRELEWLLCVCDSIVELIPSTQQFPGGGGGTYEIMETRPRSDLYANLPALKKLDAMLIDMLDGFSDTEFWYTDRGIGLGDCEKESYDSPASRGGGGGGGRPSFRQEEKWWLPCPKVPPNGLSEETRKKLQQCRDFANQILKAALAINAGVLAEMEIPDPYLETLPKSGKECLGEIIHQYITANKFSPECLLDCIDLSSEHQTLEIANRIEAAVHVWKQKKNGRKHKKHAKLKLSSWSGKVKGLVNDSERNEFLAQRAETLLQSLRIRFPGLPQTTLDMNKIQYNRDVGHGVLESYSRVLESMAFNVTARIDDVLYVDDSMRRSVSATESPALFSIGGLNGRGPVAQKPFSAQSSPYGSPFATPALSIASRSPRRAPLLYRSGAREKGILGESDKAWSYAGNLSSRRVTGVTPERD; the protein is encoded by the exons ATGGCAAGTCTATCTTCGGAGGAAGACGAAGAATGCTCTTCCGAGAGATGCGGAAGCTACAGCCCCAGCGCCGACGTTAGTTGCCAGTCGGAGAGTTCGAGCAGCTTCTTCGGAGAAGCCTCTAGCCCCCGTAGGTTTTACTTCCCGGCCCCTGTCATGCTCCCGGTCATCGGCGGCAAAGACGTTGTCTGGGATGACAAGTCAGAGAAACAGAACAGCGACTTATCCg AAATTGAGATGATGAAGgagagatttgctaagttgctTCTCGGAGAAGACATGTCTGGAGGAGGTAAAGGTGTTTGCACAGCTCTTGCAATCTCCAACGCCATTACCAATCTCTCTG CGACTGTGTTTGGTGAGCTATGGAGGCTTGAGCCTCTTGCTCCTCAAAAAAAGGCAATGTGGCGTAGAGAGCTTGAGTGGTTACTCTGTGTCTGCGATTCCATCGTTGAGCTCATTCCTTCCACTCAGCAGTTCCCTGGAGGAGGAGGTGGGACTTACGAGATCATGGAGACTCGCCCTCGTTCTGATCTCTATGCCAACCTCCCTGCTCTCAAGAAGCTCGATGCAATGTTGATTGATATGCTTGACGGGTTTTCCGACACTGAGTTCTGGTATACTGATCGTGGGATTGGTCTTGGAGACTGTGAAAAGGAGTCTTACGACTCTCCAGCTTCCCGTGGCGGTGGCGGTGGCGGTGGTCGTCCTTCCTTTAGGCAGGAGGAGAAGTGGTGGCTGCCTTGCCCTAAGGTTCCACCTAATGGTTTGTCTGAAGAGACGAGGAAGAAACTCCAGCAGTGCCGGGACTTTGCTAACCAGATTCTCAAGGCTGCATTGGCTATTAACGCCGGTGTGCTCGCCGAAATGGAGATACCTGACCCTTACTTGGAGACATTGCCCAAg AGCGGGAAGGAATGTCTTGGAGAGATAATCCACCAGTACATAACTGCAAACAAGTTCTCACCTGAATGTCTCCTAGACTGTATTGATCTCTCATCTGAACATCAGACTCTTGAAATCGCCAACAGGATTGAGGCTGCCGTTCACGTTTGGAAGCAAAAGAAGAACGGGAGGAAACACAAGAAGCATGCGAAACTAAAGCTGTCCTCATGGAGTGGCAAGGTCAAAGGGCTTGTAAACGACTCTGAGAGAAATGAGTTCCTTGCGCAGAGAGCTGAGACACTCTTGCAGAGCCTGAGGATCCGTTTCCCGGGTCTTCCCCAGACAACGCTGGACATGAACAAGATTCAGTACAACAGG GATGTAGGGCATGGAGTTCTTGAGAGTTACTCTAGGGTGTTGGAGAGCATGGCGTTTAATGTCACTGCCAGAATAGATGATGTGCTGTATGTTGATGATTCCATGAGAAGATCCGTCTCTGCCACAGAGTCGCCTGCTCTATTCAGCATCGGTGGACTCAACGGTCGTGGGCCTGTTGCTCAAAAACCTTTCTCTGCACAAAGCTCTCCATACGGTTCCCCATTTGCTACACCTGCCCTAAGCATAGCATCGAGGAGCCCGAGGAGAGCACCACTGCTGTATAGGAGTGGCGCGAGAGAGAAGGGAATATTGGGTGAATCAGATAAAGCATGGTCGTATGCTGGAAATCTGAGCTCAAGAAGAGTAACGGGAGTGACACCGGAGAGAGATTGA
- the LOC108856384 gene encoding glutamine--fructose-6-phosphate aminotransferase [isomerizing] 1, protein MCGIFAYLNFHANKERRYILDVLFNGLRRLEYRGYDSAGIAIDSSLSQNCPTSPPLVFRQAGNIESLVNSVNEEIRNTELNLEEVFYFHAGIAHTRWATHGEPAPRNSHPQSSGPGDDFLVVHNGVITNYEVLKETLVRHGFTFESDTDTEVIPKLAKFVFDKANEEGEQTVSFCEVVFEVMRHLEGAYALIFKSWHYPNELIACKRGSPLLLGVKELDEDKSNTHVFKDAHFLSKNDHPKEFFLSSDPHALVEHTKKVLVIEDEEVVHLKDGGVDILKFERGNGSSRPASVERALSVLEMEVEQINKGKYDHYMQKEIHEQPESLTTTMRGRLIRGGSRKPKTVLLGGLKDHLKTIRRSRRIVFIGCGTSYNAALASRPILEELSGIPVSMEIASDLWDRQGPIYREDTAVFVSQSGETADTLLALDYARENGALCVGITNTVGSSIARKTDCGVHINAGAEIGVASTKAYTSQIVVMVMLALAIGSDTISSQTRREAIIDGLLDLPNKVREVLKLDEEMKDLAQLLIEEQSLLVFGRGYNYATALEGALKVKEVSLMHSEGILAGEMKHGPLALVDENLPIAVIATRDACFSKQQSVIQQLHARKGRLIVMCSKGDAASVSSSGTCRAIEVPQVEDCLQPVVNIVPLQLLAYHLTVLRGHNVDQPRNLAKSVTTQ, encoded by the exons ATGTGTGGAATATTCGCGTATCTGAATTTCCACGCGAACAAAGAGAGACGATACATTCTCGACGTTCTCTTCAATGGCCTCCGTCGTCTCGAGTACCGTGGCTACGATTCCGCTGGCATCGCCATCGATTCCTCGCTCTCTCAAAACTGCCCTAcctctcctcctcttgtgtTTCGTCAGGCTGGTAACATCGAATCACTCGTCAATTCCGTCAACGAAG AGATTAGGAATACAGAGTTGAACTTGGAGGAGGTATTCTATTTTCACGCTGGGATTGCACACACGAGGTGGGCTACTCATGGTGAGCCAGCTCCCAGGAACAGTCATCCTCAGTCCTCTGGTCCTGGTGATGATTTCTTGGTTGTTCACAATGGCGTTATCACTAACTATGAG GTACTAAAAGAGACGTTAGTCAGGCATGGATTTACGTTTGAGTCCGATACAGACACTGAAGTCATTCCCAAGCTGGCTAAATTTGTTTTTGACAAGGCTAATGAAGAAG GTGAACAGACCGTAAGTTTCTGTGAAGTTGTCTTTGAAGTGATGAGACATCTCGAGGGTGCTTATGCTCTTATTTTCAAAAGCTGGCATTACCCTAACGAGTTAATTGCTTGCAAGCGTGGAAGTCCCTTGCTTTTAGGCGTTAAA GAGCTAGACGAAGATAAGAGCAACACTCATGTTTTCAAGGATGCCCACTTTCTTTCCAAGAATGACCATCCAAAGGAATTTTTCTTATCAAGTGACCCGCACGCTCTTGTTGAGCATACAAAGAAAGTTTTGGTGAttgaagatgaagaagttgTTCATCTCAAG GATGGAGGCGTTGACATACTCAAGTTTGAAAGGGGTAATGGTTCATCTAGACCTGCTTCAGTGGAACGTGCATTATCTGTTTTAGAGATGGAGGTTGAGCAAATAAACAAGGGCAAGTATGATCATTACATGCAAAAAGAAATCCACGAGCAGCCGGAATCTCTTACTACTACAATGAGAGGCCGGCTTATACGCGGTGGTTCACGCAAACCGAAAACAGTCCTCCTAGGTGGGTTGAAAGATCACCTCAAGACCATAAGACGCAGCCGCCGTATAGTCTTCATCGGCTGTGGGACAAGTTACAATGCCGCTCTTGCATCAAGACCTATCCTTGAAGAACTCTCTG GTATACCAGTCAGCATGGAGATTGCTAGTGATCTCTGGGACCGGCAAGGTCCCATATACAGAGAGGACACGGCGGTGTTTGTGAGTCAGTCTGGTGAAACAGCAGATACATTACTTGCTTTGGATTATGCTCGCGAGAACGGTGCTTTATGTGTTGGTATAACTAACACCGTTGGGAGCTCCATAGCTAGAAAAACAGACTGTGGTGTCCATATTAATGCAGGAGCTGAGATCGGTGTGGCAAGTACAAAG GCATACACAAGTCAGATTGTGGTGATGGTAATGCTAGCTCTAGCGATTGGAAGTGACACAATCTCCAGCCAAACTAGACGGGAAGCTATAATTGATGGGCTGCTTGACTTACCGA ATAAGGTTAGGGAAGTACTAAAGCTAGACGAGGAAATGAAGGATCTAGCGCAACTGTTGATAGAGGAGCAGTCACTGCTAGTGTTTGGACGAGGATACAACTACGCGACAGCATTAGAAGGAGCACTGAAAGTAAAAGAAGTATCACTTATGCACAGCGAAGGGATACTTGCGGGAGAGATGAAACACGGGCCTTTAGCTTTGGTTGATGAGAATCTACCCATCGCTGTGATAGCCACCCGGGATGCTTGTTTCAGCAAACAACAATCTGTGATTCAGCAACTGCACGCACGCAAAGGGAGATTGATAGTGATGTGTTCAAAAGGTGATGCTGCGTCTGTGAGCTCGAGTGGAACTTGTAGAGCAATAGAGGTTCCTCAAGTGGAAGATTGTTTACAGCCTGTTGTTAATATAGTGCCATTACAG TTATTGGCTTATCATCTGACAGTTCTGAGAGGACACAATGTTGACCAGCCGAGGAATCTAGCGAAGAGTGTGACCACTCAATAG